TAACCCTGAACTTGCTGTCATTTCATTTGTGATCGTACCGCTGATTTTAATCATCGCTATTTATTTCAACAAAAAGATGACAGTTGCGTTTAGAGAATTATTCGGACGTGTCTCTGAATTCAACCATTTAATTGAAGATAAAATCGGTGGAATTCGCCTCGTTCAAGCATTCGCTCGTGAGGAAGATGAAATTAAAGCATTTAAAGCAATTAACTCACGCTTTAGAGCGACAAAACTTAAAGCATATAAAATCATGGCGTTAAACAACTCAATTTCATATATGCTCATGCGTTTTGTGACAGTATTCATCTTAATTGCGGGTGCGTACTTCGTATTAAACGATAAAATCTCTTACGGGGATTTCGCTGCGTTTATTTTAATTTCAAATATATTATTTAAACCACTCGAAAAAATTAACGCCGTCATCGAATTATATCCAAATGGTATTGCTGGATTTAAACACTTTACTGAGACGATGGCCGTCGAATCAGAAATTAAAGAAGTTGAAAATCCAATAGCGATTGAAAATCCTAAAGGCGAAATCGTCTACCAAAACGTCTCATTCTCATATGAGGATAAAAAAATCTTAAACGACTTATCGTTTAACGTAACTCCTGGAGAAACTGTCGCACTTGTCGGGCCAAGTGGTGCGGGTAAGACGACGATCACGAGTTTACTTCCGAGATTTTATGAAGTATCTGACGGTGCAATTACGATAGACGGCACGAACATTAAGGAATACTCATTAAAATCACTTAGAGAAAATATCGGTATCGTTCAACAAGATGTATTTCTATTCTCAGGAACGTTAAGAGAAAACGTCGCATATGGTAAACCTGATGCGACCGATGAAGAAATATACGATGCGCTTGAAAAAGCACAGTTAAAAGATCTTGTCGATAGTTATGTTAAAGGCTTAGACACAGTCGTCGGTGAACGCGGCGTGAAATTATCTGGTGGTCAAAAACAAAGAATTTCGATTGCACGTATGTTCTTAAAAAATCCACCGATTCTAATACTAGACGAAGCGACAAGTGCATTAGATACTGAAACAGAGCGAGAAATACAATCCGCGTTAAACCGACTCGCAGTCGGTCGTACGACACTTGTTATCGCTCATCGACTTGCGACAATTAAAAACGCAGATCGTATTTTAGTTGTGACACCAAACGGTATTGAAGAATCCGGATCACACGAAGAATTACTAGAAAATAGCGAAGGTCTTTACCGAGCGTTACACGATGCACAATTTGCAGCATTATAAACACAAAATAACCATCCTTTTTAATATAAAAGGATAGTTATTTTTATAGCCAAATTGTTTTTTCTTGTTTATCAGTACGTTTTCTAAGAAGTTCTTTTGCGTTGTCGTTTTCTCCAAAGAAAATTGCCCCTACAACTTCTTCGTCTTCTTCAATGCCTAGTGCTGATTTTACTTCTGTAGCATTATAAACTGGGCCAGTCTTCCAAATAGAATCGATACCCATACTTGTCGCTTGAATAAGCATATTTTGAATTGCTGCACCGACTGCTAAAATATCTTCTTCGTATTTACCGCGTGTCTTATTTTTATTTTTACTATAGACCGCTAAGATAACAGTTGGAGCAACCATCGTTTTACTGATCATTTTAACTTTCATACGCTCAAATTCTTCTTCACTAATGTCACGGTTTTTTTGGAATTCCATCGCCGCATCATAAAACTGCTGCATATTTTCTCCTTGCATAACAAAGAACTTCCAAGGTTCAGTAATGTGATGGTTCGGCGCTTGGATTGCCGCTTCTATAATCGTTTCAACCGCTTCTTTAGAAATCGGTTCTGTCTTCTTAAATATCTTCGTACTTTTTCTATTTAAAATTGGTTCAATTACGCTCATTGGCCATTCTCCTTATTGAAATTCGTGTAGTGATTTAAATTGTATTTGAATATCGTCGTGAACACTTACGTTCTCGTCTCTCGTTAGTAATACCATCGGTTGGTCCCGATATGTAAATGAAACAAACGCGTCCCCTCCGACGATTTCAACATCGTCGACGGTTACTGGAATTCCATCGTCAACGATTTTAATATCTTCTCGTCTAACAGCGAATAATTTACCGTCGCCTGTAAAAACGTTCATCGGGTACGTTCCGAAAAACTGCGCGACGAACGGATTATTTGGATGATGATACACTTTAGAAACGTCACTAAATTGCTCGACTTCACCGTCTTTTAAAACGAGTATTTTATCGCCTAATTTCATCGCCTCGTTATGATCATGCGTGATATATATAATCGTCTTCTCTTCTTCAGTTTTAATGCGTAAAATTAAGTCAGTAATTTCGCGTTTTAAACTCGTGTCAAGGCTAGCGAGTGGTTCATCCATTAATATAATATCTGCATTTGTCGCGAGACTTCTAGCGAGCGCGACACGCTGGCGTTCACCGCCTGACAATTCGTTCGGAAGTTTTTCTAAATGTCGTTTAATACCAAGTTCAGTCGCAATCGTTTCAACGTGAGTTCTGAGCACCTCTTTACTCATACTTTTCTTTATACTAAACTCGATATTTTGTTTCACTGTTAAATGCGGGTACAGTGCAAGGTTTTGAAACACAAATGTTAAATTACGGTCCTTCGGTTTAGCATCGGTCATTCTTTGACCATCGATATACACTTCACCATGTGACGGTTCAAGGAGTCCAGCAATTATGCGTAAAATTGTACTTTTGCCTGATCCTGACGGACCGACAATTGCCAAACATTCTCCTTCTTTTATATTTATATTTACGTTTCGTAATGCACTC
Above is a genomic segment from Nosocomiicoccus massiliensis containing:
- a CDS encoding ABC transporter ATP-binding protein: MKRFFSYYKPYKTLFMIDFSSAVFVGLLELLFPLIVSGFIDNLLPTGNFKIILLATVGLLAVYILNTFLQYVVTYYGHLLGTNIERDIRNDLYSHIQYLSYRYFDNTKTGKLLTRLTNDLMNIGEMAHHGPEDLFIAVMTLLGAFGIMFWINPELAVISFVIVPLILIIAIYFNKKMTVAFRELFGRVSEFNHLIEDKIGGIRLVQAFAREEDEIKAFKAINSRFRATKLKAYKIMALNNSISYMLMRFVTVFILIAGAYFVLNDKISYGDFAAFILISNILFKPLEKINAVIELYPNGIAGFKHFTETMAVESEIKEVENPIAIENPKGEIVYQNVSFSYEDKKILNDLSFNVTPGETVALVGPSGAGKTTITSLLPRFYEVSDGAITIDGTNIKEYSLKSLRENIGIVQQDVFLFSGTLRENVAYGKPDATDEEIYDALEKAQLKDLVDSYVKGLDTVVGERGVKLSGGQKQRISIARMFLKNPPILILDEATSALDTETEREIQSALNRLAVGRTTLVIAHRLATIKNADRILVVTPNGIEESGSHEELLENSEGLYRALHDAQFAAL
- a CDS encoding nitroreductase family protein, whose product is MSVIEPILNRKSTKIFKKTEPISKEAVETIIEAAIQAPNHHITEPWKFFVMQGENMQQFYDAAMEFQKNRDISEEEFERMKVKMISKTMVAPTVILAVYSKNKNKTRGKYEEDILAVGAAIQNMLIQATSMGIDSIWKTGPVYNATEVKSALGIEEDEEVVGAIFFGENDNAKELLRKRTDKQEKTIWL
- a CDS encoding ABC transporter ATP-binding protein, translating into MDKVQLTQVSKHFGDMSALRNVNINIKEGECLAIVGPSGSGKSTILRIIAGLLEPSHGEVYIDGQRMTDAKPKDRNLTFVFQNLALYPHLTVKQNIEFSIKKSMSKEVLRTHVETIATELGIKRHLEKLPNELSGGERQRVALARSLATNADIILMDEPLASLDTSLKREITDLILRIKTEEEKTIIYITHDHNEAMKLGDKILVLKDGEVEQFSDVSKVYHHPNNPFVAQFFGTYPMNVFTGDGKLFAVRREDIKIVDDGIPVTVDDVEIVGGDAFVSFTYRDQPMVLLTRDENVSVHDDIQIQFKSLHEFQ